From one Perca fluviatilis chromosome 10, GENO_Pfluv_1.0, whole genome shotgun sequence genomic stretch:
- the LOC120567491 gene encoding transmembrane protein 182-like has translation MRVGAASLAGGIFGVLGTLCFFLAFSTDYWLVASDNCGPYTWPTQTTLTKDANGTEIQLVEAVTASPPSLTLHHEGFFWRCVFQVEPTAHAVLATLFTNQPESKVCIHGYLFPLPVALGPVPHPSYDATAVFRGFWTVLIILGLVAALTGGLLLVCGVPFISHKLYKLGGAFLIAAACLFLFTLLLYVLWMEVTEVKRYVLQERGEACPHAQVSVLYGLSFIVAAAGVPLLLISGMVFMLVGRALRASK, from the exons ATGAGGGTGGGAGCCGCGTCCTTGGCTGGAGGGATATTTGGGGTATTAGGGACTCTGTGTTTCTTCCTTGCCTTCAGTACAGACTACTGGCTGGTGGCCAGTGACAACTGTGGACCGTATACATGGCCGACACAAACAACGCTTACTAAAGATGCCAACGGGACTGAG aTCCAGTTAGTGGAAGCTGTCACTgcttctcctccatctctcactTTACACCATGAGGGCTTCTTCTGGCGATGTGTGTTTCAGGTGGAGCCCACAGCACATGCAGTCCTGGCCACTCTCTTCA CAAACCAGCCAGAATCCAAGGTCTGTATCCATGGTTACCTCTTCCCTCTGCCTGTTGCACTTGGACCGGTGCCACATCCAAGTTATGATGCTACAGCAG TGTTTCGGGGTTTCTGGACCGTGTTGATAATCCTTGGCCTGGTCGCAGCTCTAACCGGAGGACTCCTCCTGGTCTGTGGTGTCCCCTTCATCAGCCACAAACTCTACAAGCTGGGCGGGGCTTTCCTCATCGCTGCTG CCTGCTTGTTCCTGTTCACGCTGCTGCTCTATGTACTGTGGATGGAGGTGACGGAGGTCAAGCGCTACGTCctgcaggagagaggagaggcgTGTCCCCATGCGCAGGTTTCTGTGCTCTACGGCCTGTCGTTCATTGTGGCAGCTGCCGGCGTGCCTCTGTTGCTGATCTCAGGGATGGTCTTCATGCTGGTGGGCCGTGCGCTGCGGGCCAGCAAGTGA